The DNA segment TGGACGGCGAGACCGGCTGGGTGGTCCGCGGCGGCGAACCCTTCGACGCCGCCGACCGCATCGTCACCCTGCTCGGCGACCCCGAACTGCGCCGCCGGATGGGGGAGCGGGGCCGCCGGTGGGTGGAGGAGAAGTGGCGCTGGGACCTGCTGGCGGAGCGGCTGAAGGAGCTGCTCTGACCGTCTGCCGGCCGCGAGCCGGCAGGCCGTCGACTCCCGTACCGGGTAAGCCGACTCCCGTACCGGGTGAGCCGCTTGGCGCGAGGCGGCCTACTTCGCGTAGATCGCCTCGATGTCGTCCGCGTAGTCCTTCGCCACCACGTTCCGCTTGAGCTTCAGCGACGGGGTGAGGTGGCCCGAGTCCTCCGTGAACTGGGCGGCGAGGACGCGGAACTTGCGCACCGACTCAGCCTTGGACACCGCCGCGTTGCCGTCGTTCACGGCCTCCTGGATCGCGGCGTTCAGGTCCGGGTCGTCGCGCAGGGACGCCGCCGTGGAACCGGCCGGCTTGCCGTGCTCGGCGGCCCAGCGCGCCAGGAACTCGTCGTCCAGGGTGATCAGCGCGCCGACGAACGGCCGCCCGTCGCCGACCACCATGCACTCCGCGACCAGCGCGTGCGCGCGGATACGGTCCTCGATCACGGCGGGCGCCACGTTCTTGCCGCCCGCCGTGACGATGATCTCCTTCTTGCGGCCGGTGATCCGCAGATAGCCGTCCTCGTCCAGGGTGCCGATGTCCCCGGTGTGGAACCACCCGTCGGCCAGCGCCTCCGCCGTCGCGGCCGGGTTGTTCCAGTACTCCTTGAACAGGTGCTCGCCGTGCAGCAGCACCTCGCCGTCGTCCGCTATCCGCACCACCGAGCCGGGCAGCGGCTGGCCCACCGTGCCGATCTTCTGCCGGTCCCACGGGTTGAACGCGGTCGCCGCGCAGGACTCGGTGAGGCCGTACCCCTCCAGCACCGTGAAGCCGATGCCCCGGAAGAAGTGGCCGAGGCGTTCGCCCAGCGGGGCGCCCCCGGAGATGGCGTACTCGCCCCGCCCGCCGAGGACCGCGCGCAGCTTGCCGTAGACCAGCTTGTCGAAGACCTTGTGCTTGATCCTCAGCCCCAACGACGGCCCGCCCGGGGTGTCCTGGGCCTTGCTGTACGCGATCGCCGTGTCGGCCGCCTTGTCGAAGACGCCGCCCTTGCCGTCCGCCTGCGCCTTGGCCCGCGCGGAGTTGTAGACCTTCTCGAAGACGCGCGGCACACCGAGGATCAACGTCGGCCGGAACGCGGCCAGTTCATCGGTGAGGTGTTTGATGTCCGGGACGCAGCCCAGTTTGATGGGCGCCATCATCGGCGCGATCTGCACCAGGCGGCCGAAGACATGGGCCAGCGGCAGGAAGAGCAGCACCGAGCACTCGCCGGTACGGAACAGCGGGCGCAGCCGCTCCACGATGTTGCCGCACTCCGCGAAGAAGCTGCGGTGGGTGAGCACACAGCCCTTGGGACGGCCGGTGGTGCCACTGGTGTAGACGATGGTGGCCGGGTCGTCGGCGCAGGCGAGCGAGGAACGCTCGTCCACCGTCTCCTCGGACACGTCCTGGCCGAGCCGCTCCAGCTCCTCGATGGCGCCGGCCTCGATCTGCCAGACGTTCTTCAGCGCGGGCAGCGTGTCGCGGACGGCCTCCACGGCGGCCGCGTGCGCGTCCAGCTCCACGACGCAGGCGGTCGCGCCCGAGTCGGAGAGGATCCACTGCACCTGCTCGGGCGAGCTGGTCTCGTACACCGGCACGGTCACCGCGCCCGCGCTCCAGATGGCGAAGTCGAGGAGCGTCCACTCGTAGCGCGTCCGGGACATCAGGCCCACCCGGTCGCCCGGCTGCACCCCGGCGGCGATGAGCCCCTTGGCCGCGGTGTGCACCTCGGCGAGGAACTCCCGGGCCGTCACGTCCTGCCAGATGCCGCCGGACTTGCGGGCGATCACGGCGACGTCGGGATGCTGCGCGGCGTTTCTGCGGACGATGTCGGTCAGGTTTCCGTCCGCAGGGACCTCGTACAAGGCCGGAAGGCTGAACTCGCGCAAGACTGCTGCTCCTCATAGGGCGCCGGCGCCACGACGTTGTGTGCTGCGACGGTGCGGTCCAAGGCTCGGGTGGTGCTCGGGGCTACCGGTGGCTGAAACCCAGAGCACGACTGGACTGCCCGGACGTTACCCGTCGGTATGCGGTTCCCGACAGGGGTTCCCGGCCAGATGTTCGCTGCGTCACACAGGTTGGCTTTCCTTCGCGCACAGTAGTCCACGGCCTCTCCGACCGGCGAGTAACCGCAGGCCACGACCAGGACTGTTCACCTGCGACACACACGCCTACGCTTGATCGCCATGGCACCCACACCCCCTCGAAGCAGCCGCCACCGCGTCCATGTGGTCAGCGATGTGCACGGCAACGCCCGGGACCTGGCGCGGGCCGGCGAGGGTGCCGATGCCCTGATCTGCCTGGGTGACCTGGTGCTCTTCCTCGACTACGCCGACCACTCGCGCGGCATCTTCCCCGACCTGTTCGGCGAGGAGAACGCCGACCGCATCGTGGCGCTGCGCACCGCCCGGCGCTTCGAGGAGGCCCGCGCGTTCGGCGCCGAGCTGTGGGGCGGGATCGAGGGCGACCGCTTCACCGCCATCGAGAAGGCGGTGCGCAAGCAGTACGCCGAACTCTTCGCGGCGTTCCCCACCCCGACGTACGCCACCTACGGCAATGTCGACATGCCGCAGCTGTGGCCGGAATACGCCGGTCCCGGCACCACCGTCCTCGACGCGCGGCGGGTGGAGATCGGCGGCTGGACGTTCGGCTTCGTCGGCGGGGGGCTGCGCACGCCCATGCGGACGCCGTACGAGATCTCCGACGAGGAGTACGCCGCGAAGATCGAGGCGGTCGGCGAGGTCGACGTGCTGTGCACGCACATCCCGCCGGAGGTGCCGGAGCTGGTCTACGACACCGTCGCGCGCCGCTTCGAGCGGGGGAGCCGGGCGCTGCTGGACGCCATCCGGCGTACCCGGCCCCGGTATTCGCTCTTCGGACATGTGCACCAGCCGCTGGCGCGCAGGATGCGGATCGGGGCGACGGAGTGCGTGAACGTGGGGCACTTCGCGAGCAGCGGGCGGCCGTGGGCCCTTGAGTGGTGACGGGGCGAGGACGGGGCCGACGCGGGCGCGCGGTAGCCTTCACGCTGCACACACGTGCGCAGACCGCGCACGGCAAGAGTCTCTTCGGTCCGCATCTGGAGGAGCCACGGCGATGGCGGAACACACCAGTTCGAGCATCACGATCGAGGCGGCTCCGGCCGACGTCATGGCGGTGATCGCCGACTTCGCCCGCTACCCGGACTGGACCGGTGAGGTGAAGGAGGCGGAGGTCCTCAAGACCGACGAGCGGGGGCGTGCCCAGGAGGTACGGCTCGTCATGGACGCCGGTGCGATCAAGGACGACCAGACGCTGGCGTACACCTGGGCCGGCGACAACGAGGTCTCCTGGACGCTGGTCAAGTCCCAGATGCTGCGCTCGCTCGACGGGTCCTACCTGCTGGCGCCGGCCGGTCCGGGCGGCACGGAGGTCACGTACCGGCTCACCGTCGACGTCAAGATCCCCATGCTCGGCATGATCAAGCGCAAGGCGGAGAAGGTCATCATCGACCGCGCCCTGGCGGGCCTGAAGAAGCGCGTCGAGACCCCCTGACGCCGCCGGCGCCGCTTCGACCACCAGCCCGCCCGACTCGGTCGGCCGGGGTGGTGGGCCCGGAGGGGCCGCCGGTCCCCGTACCGCGCCACCCCCCGCGGAGCGTCCGTTACCGTTCGGACCTATGCGGACCATCCTGATCACGGGGCCCGGTGGCAGCGGGCGGACGACCGTCGCCGCCGCCACCGCGCTGCGCGCCGCCCGCGAGGGCGGCCGGACCTTGTTGCTGAGCGCGGAGCGTGCGGACACCCCCGGCGCGGTGCTGGGGACGCCGACCGGGGCCCGGCCCGTGGAGATCGCGCCCCGGCTCACCGCCTGGCGCCCCGACGCCGCCGCCGGCTTCCGCCAGGACCTCGCCGAGTTCCAGCAGCGCGCCGCCGGCGTCCTCGATCTGCTCGGCGCCTCCCGCCTGGACGCCGAAGAGGTCACCCCGCTGCCCGGCGCCGAGGAGCTGACGTTCCTGCGCGCGCTGCGCGACGCCGCGCTCTGCGAGCGGTACGACCTCCTCGTCGTGGACCTGCCGCCGCTCCCGGGAGCCCTCGCGCTGCTCGCCCTCCCCGAGGAACTGCGCCGCTACCTGCGCCGCCTGCTGCCCCCCGAGCGCCAGGCCGCCCGCGCCCTGCGCCCCGTGCTCGGCCGGCTCGCCGGTGTCCCCATGCCCGCCGACTGGCTGTACGAGACGGCGGGGCGCTGGGACGTGGAGCTGGCCGCCGTGGAGGCCGTGCTCACCGACCGCGACACCGCCGTACGCCTGGTCGCCGAGCCCGCCCCCGCCGCCGTGGACGCCCTGCGCACCGCCCGCCTCGGCCTCGCCCTGCGCGGCCTGCGCACCGAGGCGCTCGTCGCCAACCGGGTCCTGCCCGACACCACCCCCGACACCTGGCTCGCCGGTCTGGCCGCCCAGCAGCGCAAGGTGCTCCGGGAATGGGAGGGCGAGGGGGAGCTCGCCGTGCACCCCGTGCCGCACCTCGGCCGCGACCCGCACGGTCCGGACGACCTCGCGGCCCTCGCCGTTCCCGCCGTCGACGACACCGACCGGCCCGTCGAGTGGACCGTCGCCGACCGGATCGCCGAGGACGGGGTGCTGGTCTGGCACATCCCGCTGCCCGGCGCCATACGGGAGGAGCTCGACCTGATCCGGCGCGGCGACGAACTCGTGATCACCGCGAGCGCCTTCCGGCGGATCGTGCCCCTGCCCTCCGCCCTGCGCCGCTGCACCGTCTCGGGCGCCGGGCTGCGCGAGGGCGAGCTGCGGGTGCGCTTCGCCCCCGACCCCGGCCTGTGGCCCGCCGCCGCACGGTGAACGGGGCACAGCGGTTCGGGTAACGTCGTACAGGTAAGGGCGTACCGCAGTCAGGAGTCCGCCATGAGCGAAGAGCGCCCCGCCGAACCGCACGAGGAGCCGCGGGTGAGCGACGCCGACGCCTGGGCCACGGCCTGCGGCGAGGACCTGGAGGCCGAGAAGGCCCGCCGCCGCACCGACCACGGCGCGCCCCCCGGTTCCGCCGCCGAGGAACTGAGGAAGCTCGTGGACTCGGTGGCCGACCGGCTGACCGGCCCCCAGTCACCCCTCGGCGCCCTCGCCGGACCCGCCGCCCAGCAGATGGTCAAGCAGGTCGTCCAGCAGGCGAAGGCCGCCGTCGAGCCCGTCATGGAGCGCAACCCCGGCGTCTTCGACCACCTCGCCGCCGCCGGCAGCGAACTGCTCGCCGCCTACCGCTCCGCCGTCCAGTCCCAGGAGCGGCGCTGGACCGGCCGCCCGGACGACGTCGCGGACGAGTGGCGCACGGAGCGCGAGGGCGACGGCGGCAAGGGGGACAAGGGCCGCGACCGGGGCGAGGGGACCGGCTCCGGGGAGCGCATCGACCTGGACTGAAGCCCTCGCCCGCAAGGGCCTCGGGTACGGTTGGCCGTAGCGGGGCTCGACCGAACTGAGGGATTCATGGGACTCACCATCGGCGTCGACATCGGCGGCACAAAGATCGCGGCCGGCGTGGTCGACGAGGAAGGCAACATCCTCTCGACCTTCAAGGTGCCGACCCCCACCACGCCCGAGGCCATCGTGGACGCCATCGCCTCCGCGGTGGAGGGCGCGCGTGCCGGGCACGAGATCGTCGGCGTGGGCATCGGTGCGGCCGGTTACGTCAACCGGCAGCGCTCCACCGTCTACTTCGCGCCCAACATCGACTGGCGCAACGAGCCGCTCAAGGAAAAGGTCGAGGCCCGCACCGGCCTGCCCGTCGTGGTCGAGAACGACGCCAACGCCGCCGCCTGGGGCGAGTACAAGTTCGGCGCAGGCAAGGGCCACCGCAACGTCATCTGCATCACCCTCGGCACCGGCCTCGGCGGCGGCATCATCATCGGCAACAAGCTGCGCCGCGGCCACTTTGGCGTGGCCGCCGAGTTCGGCCACATCCGGATGGTCCCGGACGGCCTGCTGTGCGGCTGCGGCTCGCAGGGCTGCTGGGAGCAGTACGCCTCCGGGCGCGCCCTGGTCCGGTACGCCAAGCAGCGCGCCAACGCCACCCCCGAGAACGCGGAGGTGCTGCTCTCGCTCGGCGACGGCACCCCGGACGGCATCGAGGGCAAGCACATCTCCATGGCCGCCCGGCAGGGCGACCCGGTGGCCGTCGACTCCTACCGCGAGCTGGCCCGCTGGGCCGGCGCCGGCCTCGCCGACCTGGCCTCGCTCTTCGACCCGTCCGCCTTCATCGTCGGCGGCGGTCTCTCCGACGAGGGCGAGCTGGTCCTCGACCCGATCCGTAAGTCGTACAAGCGGTGGCTGGTGGGCGGGAACTGGCGGCCCGTCGCCGATGTGATCGCGGCGCAGCTCGGCAACAAGGCGGGCATGGTCGGCGCGGCTGACCTGGCCCGCGAGCCCGACCCGATCATGTAGCGACCACGGGTGAGCGGGGGTGGCCGTGCCCGCCTCGGGGCGCGGCCGGTCACCACGGACCGGCCGCCGGGCACCCGCCCCCGCGTCCTGTCCTCCTGGGCGTACATTGATCCACATGGCGCCGCTCCCCAACTCCCACACAGAGCCCGATGGTTCAGCCGTCGTCCGCGTGCTGAGCTACAACATCCGCTCCCTGCGCGACGACACCGACGCCCTCGCCCGGGTGATCACCGCCTGCGCCCCCGACCTGGTCCTCCTCCAGGAGGCGCCCCGGTTCTTCCGCTGGCGCAAGAAGCTCGCGCGGCTCGCCGGGGCCTGCGGTCTCGTCGTCCTCAGCGGCGGCGGCACCAGCGCGGGGCCCGCGATCCTGTGCTCGCTGCGCGCCACCGTGGAGCGCACCGAGGACGTCCTGCTGCCCCTCACCCCCGGCCGGCACCGGCGCGGTCTCGCCACCGCGGTGGTCCGCTTCGGCGGTGCCCGGCTCGGGGTGATCAGCTGCCATCTCAGCCTCGACGGCGCCGAGCGGTACGCCCAGGGCGGGCTGCTCCTCGACCGGCTCGACGGCCTCGGCGTGGAACACGCCCTCGTGGGCGGCGATCTGAACGAGGGGCCCGGGGGCCGCACCTTCCGGCTGCTGGCCGGCGCTCTCCAGGACGGCCGTGCGGTGGCCCCCTGGGGCGGCGAGGAGACCTGGACGCGCACCGCTCCGGCGCGCCGTATCGACGCGGTGTTCGCCACCAAGGGCATCGAGGTGCTCGGCTGCGGGGTCCCGGCGGACCTGCCGGGCGTCACCGGCGCCGACCTGGCCGCCGCCACGGACCACCTCCCGGTCCTGGCCGCCCTGCGCGTCCCCGCCGCATCACAGCGGAGCGAACCGGGCCAGGCCGGCCAGCCGTCCGGCCCGGCGTGATCCCGGCGACCTGATCCGGCCTGATCCGAACGAAGGACCCTAGACCACGGCCCCCCGGCCCGGATCGTCGTCGTCGTCCTCGTCCGTGCGCATCCGCGCCACCAGTGTCGCGAAGCCGCCGAGGAAACCGCCGATGCCGAGGGTCGTCAGCCACCAGGTCATGTCCCAGCCGAGCAGCACGGCCACCAGCAGCAGGATTGGACCGCCGACCACGCCGAGCCAGGCGAACCTCGACGTGGCGTCACCGGTGTCCAGCGGCGGCGGCTCGGGCGGCACGAAGTGGCCCTCGTCGTCCTCGTCGAAGTCGTCCTCGGACGCCTGCGGCGCACGGTGGTCGCGGGGGCCGACGCCGGGCGCGAAGGAGATGGAGCTGCCCAGCGGCCGGGCGGGCCGCGGCTCTTCCTTCTTCTTGCCGTCGCCCTTCTCGCCGTCGCCCTTCTCGCCGTCGTCGCTCTCGTGCGCCGCGGCGTCCTTCTCCAGCTTCTCCAGCAGCGCGTCCTTCTCCAGCAGCGCCAGGTCCTCGACCGGCTTGAAGGGCTTGCTGCCCGGCGGGTCCGGCGGCTCCTCGCCGTACCCGGCCACGATGGCCCGCCAGGCGGCGTCCTCGTCGAAACGCAGCCCGCTCTCCTCCGGCTCCCGGTCCTGCCGGTCCTCCCGGTCCTCGCGGCCCTCGGGACCCGGGTCGTGCTCAGCCAACTGCGGCCGTCCCTTCCTTGCCCGGAATCGGTGCGAGCCGGCCGATGAAACCGAGGCTCTCCTCGAAGATCCGGTCCGCGTCCACATCCAACGTCGCGACGTGGTAGCTGTGTTCCAGCACGATCTCCCGGACATCGGCGGACGAGATCCGCTCCAGCACCCGGGCCGAGTCGGCCGCCGGTACGACATGGTCCTGGGCGCTGCGCAGCAGGAGCAGCGGCTGGTCGATCCGGGGCAGCTCGCCGTCCAGCCGGCGCAGGAACCGGCGCAGCGAGTGCGCCGCGTGCAGCGGCACCCGGTCGTAACCCGTCTCGGCCACGCCGTCCTTGGCGATGTCGCTGGCGATGCCCTGGGTGGACCGCACCAGGTGCCGGGCCACGGGCAGGGCGTACGCGGACAGGCCGTGGACCTTGTTCGCCGGGTTGACGACGACCACACCGCTGATCCGCTCGCCGTGCAGGGCCGCCAGCCGCAGCGCGAGGGCGCCGCCCATCGACAGGCCCGCGACGAACACCTGGGAACAGCGCTCGGAGAGCAGCCGCAGCTCGCGGTCCACCTCCGCGTACCAGTCCTGCCAGCCCGTGAGCTGCATGTCCTCCCAGCGCGTGCCGTGTCCCGGCAGCAGGGGCAGCGACACCGTCAGGCCGTGCGCGGCGTGGTGCTCCGCCCAGGGACGCAGCGACTGCGGCGAGCCGGTGAAGCCGTGACAGAAGAGGACGCCCACCTCGCCGCCGGAGTGGCGGTACGGCTCGGCTCCAGGGAGAACCGGCACCTTCGACGCTCCTGTTCCTGGGGAAGGGCCCCGCCGTCCGTCCGGCCGGGGCGTTAAGAGAGAACACGCGGATGTGCTTCACCGTACGCGACCGCACGGACACCGACCAGGGCCGTCGGGTGCTTTGACGGTCCAGGGGGTTAAGGTCTGTTCGACGGAAACGGGAGGCACACGGGTGTTGTACGGCACGATGAAGGTCGCCATCGGAGGGCCGCTGAAGCTCGCCTTCAGGCCCTGGGTGGAGGGCCTGGAGAACATTCCGGCCGAGGGGGCGGCCATCCTGGCCAGCAACCACCTGTCCTTCTCCGACTCGTTCTTCCTGCCGACGATGCTGGACCGCAAGGTCACCTTCATCGCGAAGGCCGAGTACTTCACCACACCCGGGGTGAAGGGCCGGCTCACCGCCGCCTTCTTCAAGGGCGTCGGCCAGCTCCCGGTGGACCGCTCCGGCGCTCGCGGCGCCGGCGAGGCCGCGATCAAGAGCGGCATCGAGGTGCTGGAGCGCGGCGAACTGTTCGGCATCTACCCGGAGGGCACCCGCTCGCCCGACGGCCGGCTCTACCGGGGCAAGCCCGGGGGCCTCGCCCGGGTGGCGCTCGCGACCGGTGCCCCGGTGATCCCGGTGGCGATGATCGACACCGAGAAGATCCAGCCGCCCGGCCAGGTGATGCCGAAGCTGATGCGGCCCGGCATCCGCATCGGCAAGCCCCTCGACTTCAGCCGCTACCAGGGCATGGAGCACGACCGCTTCGTCCTGCGCGCGCTGACCGACGAGGTCATGTACGAGATCATGAAGCTCTCCGGCCAGGAGTACGTCGACATGTACGCGACCGCCGCAAAGCGGCAGATCGCGGAGGCGGCGAAGGCGGCCAAGGAGGCCGACAAGGCGGAGAAGGAAGCCGAGAAGGCCAAGGCAGCCGAGAAGGCCGAGGAAGCGGAGAGCAAGTAGCCGCACGGGTTCACGGGTTCACGGGGTTCGCGGGGTTCACGGGAGGCGGGGGATGGCCGGGCGCGAGCGCGTGCTGAGGATGTCGGTGGAGCTGCCGCTGTGGCGCGCGCTCGCCGGGTACCGCGTGCTGACCATGCTGTACGCGCTCGGTCTGTGCGTCACCTCGTACGACCAGTTCACCCGTCCGTGGATCGCGATCGGCTACGACGCCGTGCTCACCGTCTGGACCCTCGCCACCCTGCCGAGGGTGCGCGGCGCGGCCACCTGCACCAGGGGCTTCCTCGCCGCCGACCTGACCATCGCCCTCGCCGGCGTGCTGCTCACCGCCTTCGCCGACAGCCATCAGCGGATCGCGGGCGGCCCCACCCTGCCGACGATATGGACCGGCGGCGCCGTCCTCGCCTTCGCGGTCAAGGGCGGCTGGCGCTGGGCCGCCGTCGCCTCCACGGCGGTGGCCGTCGCCAACCTGGTCGAGCGCGGCCAGCTCGCGCGGGACACCCTGCACAGCCTGATCCTCGTCTGGGTGGCCTCCATCGGCATCGGCTACGTCGTGGAGGTGGCCCGCGCCTCCGAACGCACCCTCGCCCGCGCCCTGGAGATCCAGGCCGCGAC comes from the Streptomyces sp. SUK 48 genome and includes:
- a CDS encoding SRPBCC family protein — protein: MAEHTSSSITIEAAPADVMAVIADFARYPDWTGEVKEAEVLKTDERGRAQEVRLVMDAGAIKDDQTLAYTWAGDNEVSWTLVKSQMLRSLDGSYLLAPAGPGGTEVTYRLTVDVKIPMLGMIKRKAEKVIIDRALAGLKKRVETP
- a CDS encoding DUF5304 domain-containing protein — protein: MSEERPAEPHEEPRVSDADAWATACGEDLEAEKARRRTDHGAPPGSAAEELRKLVDSVADRLTGPQSPLGALAGPAAQQMVKQVVQQAKAAVEPVMERNPGVFDHLAAAGSELLAAYRSAVQSQERRWTGRPDDVADEWRTEREGDGGKGDKGRDRGEGTGSGERIDLD
- a CDS encoding lysophospholipid acyltransferase family protein, translating into MYGTMKVAIGGPLKLAFRPWVEGLENIPAEGAAILASNHLSFSDSFFLPTMLDRKVTFIAKAEYFTTPGVKGRLTAAFFKGVGQLPVDRSGARGAGEAAIKSGIEVLERGELFGIYPEGTRSPDGRLYRGKPGGLARVALATGAPVIPVAMIDTEKIQPPGQVMPKLMRPGIRIGKPLDFSRYQGMEHDRFVLRALTDEVMYEIMKLSGQEYVDMYATAAKRQIAEAAKAAKEADKAEKEAEKAKAAEKAEEAESK
- a CDS encoding AMP-dependent synthetase/ligase; the protein is MREFSLPALYEVPADGNLTDIVRRNAAQHPDVAVIARKSGGIWQDVTAREFLAEVHTAAKGLIAAGVQPGDRVGLMSRTRYEWTLLDFAIWSAGAVTVPVYETSSPEQVQWILSDSGATACVVELDAHAAAVEAVRDTLPALKNVWQIEAGAIEELERLGQDVSEETVDERSSLACADDPATIVYTSGTTGRPKGCVLTHRSFFAECGNIVERLRPLFRTGECSVLLFLPLAHVFGRLVQIAPMMAPIKLGCVPDIKHLTDELAAFRPTLILGVPRVFEKVYNSARAKAQADGKGGVFDKAADTAIAYSKAQDTPGGPSLGLRIKHKVFDKLVYGKLRAVLGGRGEYAISGGAPLGERLGHFFRGIGFTVLEGYGLTESCAATAFNPWDRQKIGTVGQPLPGSVVRIADDGEVLLHGEHLFKEYWNNPAATAEALADGWFHTGDIGTLDEDGYLRITGRKKEIIVTAGGKNVAPAVIEDRIRAHALVAECMVVGDGRPFVGALITLDDEFLARWAAEHGKPAGSTAASLRDDPDLNAAIQEAVNDGNAAVSKAESVRKFRVLAAQFTEDSGHLTPSLKLKRNVVAKDYADDIEAIYAK
- a CDS encoding ROK family glucokinase, encoding MGLTIGVDIGGTKIAAGVVDEEGNILSTFKVPTPTTPEAIVDAIASAVEGARAGHEIVGVGIGAAGYVNRQRSTVYFAPNIDWRNEPLKEKVEARTGLPVVVENDANAAAWGEYKFGAGKGHRNVICITLGTGLGGGIIIGNKLRRGHFGVAAEFGHIRMVPDGLLCGCGSQGCWEQYASGRALVRYAKQRANATPENAEVLLSLGDGTPDGIEGKHISMAARQGDPVAVDSYRELARWAGAGLADLASLFDPSAFIVGGGLSDEGELVLDPIRKSYKRWLVGGNWRPVADVIAAQLGNKAGMVGAADLAREPDPIM
- a CDS encoding ArsA-related P-loop ATPase, with the translated sequence MRTILITGPGGSGRTTVAAATALRAAREGGRTLLLSAERADTPGAVLGTPTGARPVEIAPRLTAWRPDAAAGFRQDLAEFQQRAAGVLDLLGASRLDAEEVTPLPGAEELTFLRALRDAALCERYDLLVVDLPPLPGALALLALPEELRRYLRRLLPPERQAARALRPVLGRLAGVPMPADWLYETAGRWDVELAAVEAVLTDRDTAVRLVAEPAPAAVDALRTARLGLALRGLRTEALVANRVLPDTTPDTWLAGLAAQQRKVLREWEGEGELAVHPVPHLGRDPHGPDDLAALAVPAVDDTDRPVEWTVADRIAEDGVLVWHIPLPGAIREELDLIRRGDELVITASAFRRIVPLPSALRRCTVSGAGLREGELRVRFAPDPGLWPAAAR
- a CDS encoding metallophosphoesterase; protein product: MAPTPPRSSRHRVHVVSDVHGNARDLARAGEGADALICLGDLVLFLDYADHSRGIFPDLFGEENADRIVALRTARRFEEARAFGAELWGGIEGDRFTAIEKAVRKQYAELFAAFPTPTYATYGNVDMPQLWPEYAGPGTTVLDARRVEIGGWTFGFVGGGLRTPMRTPYEISDEEYAAKIEAVGEVDVLCTHIPPEVPELVYDTVARRFERGSRALLDAIRRTRPRYSLFGHVHQPLARRMRIGATECVNVGHFASSGRPWALEW
- a CDS encoding endonuclease/exonuclease/phosphatase family protein, which produces MAPLPNSHTEPDGSAVVRVLSYNIRSLRDDTDALARVITACAPDLVLLQEAPRFFRWRKKLARLAGACGLVVLSGGGTSAGPAILCSLRATVERTEDVLLPLTPGRHRRGLATAVVRFGGARLGVISCHLSLDGAERYAQGGLLLDRLDGLGVEHALVGGDLNEGPGGRTFRLLAGALQDGRAVAPWGGEETWTRTAPARRIDAVFATKGIEVLGCGVPADLPGVTGADLAAATDHLPVLAALRVPAASQRSEPGQAGQPSGPA
- a CDS encoding alpha/beta fold hydrolase, whose protein sequence is MPVLPGAEPYRHSGGEVGVLFCHGFTGSPQSLRPWAEHHAAHGLTVSLPLLPGHGTRWEDMQLTGWQDWYAEVDRELRLLSERCSQVFVAGLSMGGALALRLAALHGERISGVVVVNPANKVHGLSAYALPVARHLVRSTQGIASDIAKDGVAETGYDRVPLHAAHSLRRFLRRLDGELPRIDQPLLLLRSAQDHVVPAADSARVLERISSADVREIVLEHSYHVATLDVDADRIFEESLGFIGRLAPIPGKEGTAAVG